In one Aromatoleum aromaticum EbN1 genomic region, the following are encoded:
- a CDS encoding CaiB/BaiF CoA transferase family protein: protein MGQDFSRFRVLDMTGELGPYAAKMFAGLGADVIHVESPAGDPLRRVGPWFGDRRDAQASLQYLYYNAGKRGIAVDLEHEAGRTAFRRLCDGADLLIESCRPGWLDGLGLSYEVLSRDNARLVQTSITPFGRTGPLAPYPGSDLTCSALSGFLYLAGVDGDKPVRAPDNQAYRMAEAYAAVGSAIALFSAQRSGRGQVVDVACIEAQAMALENAAQFWDLEGKIRRGRGREAGSATLHPCADGFIALVAIMGRNKPMWTPFVRWMEAEGVEEWQVLDDDKWIDYAYRTSEEGYATFCRVFERYTRTRSKAYLYEIGQRFNVAVTPVSDGRDLLANPQLAHRGFWQTQFNDTLGANVTYPGAPYEFGEMQWRLGRNAPRLGEHTREVLAGCGYSASEIDNLVREGAVYAEQR, encoded by the coding sequence ATGGGACAGGATTTCTCCCGCTTCAGGGTGCTGGACATGACTGGCGAGCTCGGGCCGTACGCGGCCAAGATGTTCGCCGGACTCGGTGCCGACGTGATTCACGTGGAGTCGCCCGCGGGCGATCCGCTGCGCCGCGTCGGGCCGTGGTTCGGTGATCGGCGCGACGCTCAGGCGAGCCTGCAGTACCTCTACTACAACGCGGGCAAGCGCGGCATCGCCGTCGATCTCGAGCACGAGGCGGGACGCACCGCGTTCCGCCGGCTGTGCGACGGCGCCGATCTGCTGATCGAGAGCTGCCGCCCGGGCTGGCTGGACGGGCTGGGTCTGTCCTACGAGGTCCTGAGCCGCGACAACGCCCGCCTCGTGCAGACGTCGATCACGCCGTTCGGGCGCACCGGCCCGCTGGCCCCGTATCCGGGCTCGGACCTCACCTGTTCGGCGCTGAGCGGCTTTCTCTACCTCGCCGGCGTCGATGGCGACAAGCCGGTGCGCGCGCCGGACAACCAGGCCTACCGGATGGCCGAGGCGTATGCGGCCGTAGGCAGCGCGATCGCGCTGTTCAGCGCGCAGCGCAGCGGTCGCGGCCAGGTGGTCGATGTGGCCTGTATCGAAGCCCAGGCGATGGCGCTCGAGAACGCCGCGCAGTTCTGGGACCTCGAGGGCAAGATCCGGCGCGGGCGCGGCCGTGAGGCAGGCAGCGCGACGCTGCACCCCTGTGCCGACGGGTTCATCGCGCTGGTGGCGATCATGGGCCGCAACAAGCCGATGTGGACGCCGTTCGTGCGCTGGATGGAGGCCGAAGGCGTCGAGGAGTGGCAAGTCCTCGACGACGACAAGTGGATCGACTACGCGTACCGGACTTCGGAGGAGGGTTACGCGACCTTCTGCCGCGTCTTCGAGCGCTACACGCGCACCCGCAGCAAGGCCTATCTGTACGAGATCGGGCAGCGTTTCAACGTCGCAGTGACACCGGTCAGCGACGGCCGCGATCTGCTCGCGAACCCGCAGCTCGCGCATCGGGGATTCTGGCAGACGCAGTTCAACGACACGCTCGGCGCTAACGTCACCTATCCGGGTGCGCCGTACGAATTCGGCGAGATGCAGTGGCGGCTCGGGCGCAATGCGCCGCGGCTCGGCGAGCACACGCGGGAAGTCCTCGCCGGATGCGGCTATTCGGCGTCGGAAATCGACAATCTGGTGCGGGAGGGGGCGGTGTATGCCGAACAGCGTTGA
- a CDS encoding SDR family NAD(P)-dependent oxidoreductase, with amino-acid sequence MGIQNRVALVTGSASGMGKQTALRFAERGAAVVINDIDAEKVRTTVDEFSRLGHRVLGTVADISNKAAVDGMVQQTVEAFGRIDILVNNAGMERAGALRKLSEADWDITVDVNLKGTFLCTQAVHGHMVENKHGRIVNIASRAWLGGAGQTPYSSAKAGVVGMTRALAIELGRSGITVNCVAPGLIHTPMWEELPEKDRNFLLSRQPTGKLGEPDDIANTLLFLADDDTGFVTGQVLYVCGGRSLFAG; translated from the coding sequence ATGGGAATTCAGAACAGGGTCGCGCTGGTCACCGGTTCGGCGAGCGGCATGGGAAAACAGACGGCGCTGCGCTTCGCCGAGCGCGGGGCGGCGGTCGTCATCAACGACATCGACGCGGAGAAGGTGCGCACGACGGTCGATGAGTTCAGCCGGCTTGGGCATCGCGTGCTCGGCACGGTCGCCGACATCAGCAACAAGGCGGCCGTCGATGGCATGGTGCAGCAGACGGTCGAGGCGTTCGGCCGCATCGACATCCTCGTCAATAACGCCGGCATGGAGCGGGCGGGCGCGCTGCGCAAGTTGAGCGAGGCCGACTGGGACATCACCGTCGACGTTAACCTGAAGGGCACGTTCCTCTGCACGCAGGCGGTGCATGGGCACATGGTCGAGAACAAGCACGGGCGCATCGTCAATATCGCGTCCCGCGCGTGGCTCGGCGGCGCCGGCCAGACGCCGTACTCATCCGCGAAGGCTGGTGTCGTCGGCATGACGCGGGCGCTCGCCATCGAGCTTGGGCGCTCGGGGATCACGGTCAATTGTGTCGCGCCGGGGCTGATCCACACGCCGATGTGGGAGGAGCTGCCGGAGAAGGACCGGAATTTCCTGCTGTCGCGGCAACCCACCGGCAAGCTCGGCGAGCCCGACGACATCGCCAACACGCTGCTCTTCCTCGCCGACGACGACACCGGCTTCGTTACCGGCCAGGTGCTGTACGTGTGCGGCGGGCGGAGCCTGTTCGCGGGCTGA
- a CDS encoding SDR family NAD(P)-dependent oxidoreductase translates to MESKGKERVALIVNADDAVGEAVALRLARPGVQLALVGADAGRLDRLASRLVEKGVTVIAMVTNAVEPGEIRDTVARVMARYGRIDILVHNEAALAAKPLQEIADADVGAALDAGLAAPFHYLREVVPGMRKGGFGRVVCLSDLRYLGLANTANVAAARSGLFGLTRALALESARDGVTVSTVVIGDLDSDATPAAEREKLAGSIPVKRLGTPADVANAVGFLAADSSKYVTGQTLFVCGGKSAYFSMSI, encoded by the coding sequence ATGGAATCGAAAGGCAAGGAAAGAGTGGCGTTGATCGTCAATGCCGACGATGCAGTGGGCGAGGCGGTCGCGTTGCGGCTCGCCCGCCCCGGCGTGCAACTCGCGCTCGTCGGCGCCGACGCGGGCAGGCTCGACAGGCTCGCGTCGCGACTGGTCGAGAAGGGGGTGACGGTGATCGCAATGGTAACGAATGCGGTCGAACCGGGAGAGATCCGGGACACGGTGGCGCGGGTGATGGCGCGCTACGGTCGGATCGACATCCTGGTCCATAACGAGGCCGCGCTCGCTGCGAAGCCGCTGCAGGAGATTGCGGACGCCGACGTCGGTGCTGCGCTCGACGCGGGGCTCGCTGCGCCGTTCCACTATCTGCGCGAAGTCGTGCCGGGGATGCGCAAGGGCGGCTTCGGTCGCGTCGTGTGCCTCAGCGACCTGCGCTATCTCGGGCTCGCCAACACCGCCAACGTCGCGGCCGCGCGCTCGGGCCTGTTCGGACTGACGCGGGCGCTGGCGCTCGAATCGGCGCGCGACGGCGTTACGGTGAGCACGGTCGTCATCGGCGATCTCGACAGCGACGCCACGCCCGCGGCCGAGCGGGAAAAGCTCGCCGGCAGCATTCCGGTAAAGCGGCTGGGTACGCCCGCCGACGTTGCCAACGCGGTCGGCTTTCTCGCGGCCGACAGCTCGAAGTACGTCACCGGGCAGACGCTCTTCGTCTGCGGCGGCAAGAGCGCGTACTTTTCGATGTCGATTTGA